ATTTTGCTTATATCATACTAGTCCTTAAGTTGTCTTCTCAACTCCAAATATTTTCAAGCATATCCTGAATTGGAGGCTTATGCCACGGCTGCTGTGTCGATGCCCATACATGTAGCTCTTGGgaacttatttttctttttccccctcAGTGTATCAAGATCCCGAAGTCAGACAGTCCCAGTGACCTGCACAATTTTAACTTTTACCTGTCAAATGTGGGCAAAGATAACCCTCAGGGTAGCTTTGACTGCATCCAGCAAACTGTCTCGAGGTAAGAACACTGCTTGTAGTGGGGACTTCTACAGCATCTACAGATGGCACATGCTAGCTTGTCTGTGGTTATACATTGCGTGTCTATATTGTGGCAATTGGTATGGTGATCGTTTTAGTAGTTTATAAGAATTTAAACCTGGTGTAATATTCTTGTTGATGTTTGGTCTTTTATGATCCGATGTATTGTTTCAtaacattcttttttccttctgcaGTTCGGGGTTGTCCAAGTTGAACTGTCTGGGATTCATACAAGATAAAATAACAGTATGTGCCACTAATGACTCCTACCAGCTGACAAGAGACCGAATGACCCAGGCAGAAGAAGAAACTCGGAGCCGTAGTACAAAGGTTATAAAGCCTGGTGGCCCCTATGTAGGTATGGAACTTACACCATTTTTGCAGTTTGGTAACCTAGCTCTGTCATGTTTTGGTTTAAACAAGCAGTTATGTACAAGGTCCCTGCTGAAGACAGTTGTCCAAGGGGCCGATTCATTTGTTCACTGACAGTGGTTCTTGATAAAATCCACAAGAGCCGATTTAATACGTATTTAGGGTGATAAGGATGTAACCAAACACGAACTGTTGGgaagcattaaaaaaactacCCTGTATAGCTTAATATTCCTAGTATGCTTCTGAATAATGGTTGTGACCATTTTATACACCAGCTGCTAAAGGTATGGCAAATTGCCTGATCAGTGATGGCCGACTCTTGAACTATACATCTGATCTTGTAATGCATATGAGCTTCTCGGTTGCAGACGTGTGTTGTGTAGTTTTTAAAGGGCCTGTAAGTCTAGTTTGTCACCAAAAAGCATTTTGATTTGAAGGAAATGTCATGCGGTGTTTATACAGGTTTGGTAGAATGCTTAGGTTCCTGAATTCTTGCTGTGAAATTAGTTTTTCTATGTATCCCCAGTCCTTGTATCTTGTTGCATGAATTTGCATATATGTTGCTCTATGGCCTTTTTTTGTACCGATTCCATTTTAATGTTTGTGTACCCTTCAAAATCATATTCCTTTAACGTAGTGTTAATTACTTGTCATTACTCAGTTGGGGATATGAAATAGTAGAACTGCTGGGAATCCGTGTGCCATCTTAAACTTGACTATTCCACCCATCTAGTGTGGCAGGACCTAAAAAGCCCATTTTGTTTGACTTCATGGCAAGTAATTGGAGAAGTGAGATGCTTATGGAGTTTTCCTTATTAAAACATATTGCATCTGTCAAAGGTCACAGTAATTTAAGTCACTGTTTGAAACATGTCTCGGGCCGAGTTGGGGGTTGGGGTGGCTAGGGCATGAAGCACACAATGCCTGAAGCATGCACTTCAGCGTGTAAGCAGAAAATGCTGAGCCTCGCTATCTATTATCTCCTAAAATCAGCCGCTGTGACCAGTTCCCCTCAGCTACACTTGTGTACAAAGCGCCACAGTAACGCGGCATTAAGCACACCAGATGGGCCAGAATAGCTCTTATCTGTGGTCAGATTCTAGACTTCAGTCTATAAGCAACGTTCCTACATTAAAGTTGTGGGTCAATCAGTACAGTTCCCGATCTTCTGCGCTCCCATCCTTGCTGCTTGTATTGTGAGCCTAACATGTTGTGCGTGTGAATATAGTGCACACTCATGTAAGCATAATACTCCTTTCAATGTGGAATTAAGGTTTGAGGAACCTCAACCAAAGACCCCCCCGAATCTCCCTGGACATCCTTGCTTCTTCCTAATGTTTGTCTTTATGGTCTGTTGTAGGGAAGAGGGTCCAGATTCGTAAACCAGCAAATAGTATTCTAGATACAGCACCTGAAAGGAAGCGGTCAACACCCATTAACCCTGCAAGCACCCTACGAAAGACAAACCTAAGCAGCAGTATTGCACAACGGCCGTATAGGGAACGAGTGATTCACCTTCTAGCACTGAAGCCATATAAAAAACCTGAAATCCTTGCTCGCTTACACAAGGATGGCGTTAATCAGAAAGACAAGAACTCCCTCGGTGTTATTCTACAACAGGTGAGACCGGCTTCAACAGGTGAATGTACATTAATATATCCTGTGCTGGATGAGTCCAACCGTAAATGGggctgtattttatgtatcctTTATCTGTGTTTTGTTTCTAGTTCACAAAAACAACTTGTTAAATGATTTTTATAGAGCACCGTTGTATTCTACggccctgtacaatggataaacttACAAACTTACAGAAACGAGCgttaaggagggccctgcttaaacaagcttacaatctaaaaaggCATCTAGCCCATTCCGGCCTATCGGTGCCCTTTTAATTATGAAATTTGGGTTCCAGATAAGTTTTCTCATTCTTACTGGGGAAAAATATACGGGAAGGCTTGTGTTAAGCTGATGTAACGTCCCCGCACCTCCAGGAAATTTAGTGCTAGTGGGCAATACCCTGTCCTGTTATCTGTTCATTTGCTTTCTGTCAAGCATGGTTCTTGTCGCAGTATCACGACATCTGTCTGTTGAAGCCATGACgctgtttttataaaaagagAAACAGCAGTATCGCAACACAGTCCgctttttttgtatgatttgGCCCCTCCAGGCAGTtaacaggggaaaaaataattaagctTCTTAAAATACTTTGTGTAGCACAGAGGCCCCATCCAATAGAACGCTTTCTCTCCGGGCGTTCCTGCAGACCTGTAGAATATTACCCCATCTCTGTACCTTCTAAGGTGATTAAGAATAACGAGTAGCGATAGGTAAATGCATGTGAAATGATACGGCGCACTGGCTTTGAGACGTAGGGCTTATGACTGTGAGCTTGATGGCCGGTGATGTCAAGCCAGTGTTAGAGCAGACAAGGATggctttctgctttccctcaCAGCATGCTAGATGTCAGCACGGCTAGTGCTGCGGTATAATGCTAGCTCATCATACGCAACTAGCATACCCTCAGTTATTTTTAGCTGCGGCAAGCTGATCATTTCTGCTGCAATATCCATGCAGACCCTTATTGGGCAGTGCTACACCTTGAATGGTGAACATGCCCTAAGAGAGCTCCGACGGGTATTTTTGCATTACGTTTCACCGTGATCGTCTTACGCTCTGACACATTCTTTACgcaaagaaaaatgtttaaagccCGAGCCTCGCTTTCTAATACGGTTAGAGGAGTTGATGAATCCGGTTGACATCTTACTGTATCAACAATATCATGTAGATATCCTCTGGCGTGTTTATTCCACCCCCCACCTTGTGTTCTTTTCGTCATGTACTCTTGCCGCAGGATTATCAGGGTTAATTAATTCATTCAGTGgggtctttgttttttttctgctgaaacAGTACAAGCCTGTACTGTTCGCTGCCAACGTGTGATACACCCAGTGCTCTGACTGCGGCAGGCGGATAAGAAGCTGAATTAGCAAACATCCACGCAGATACGGCTCTCCATGTGCCGAGCAAAGCCGGACACTTTCCATGTTCAGTGTCTTGTCAGCTTTGCCTTGAAGGCACTTTTCTCTAGAAGTCATATCTATACTCAATAAACGTTTGGTTTCATTTACCTCCGAAGTATGTATCATGTCTGGAAACGTCTAAGCCCATCTTTCGAGGGGGTGGGGGATCTACTTGTTGGCACTATTAATATAGAAACCTAAACATAGGGTTGTTGGCATATAACCACTCAGCCCAGCTAGTGTGCCTGTTCTTGCCTTCTGTAGACAGAGAAACCTTATTTGGTCCTTGGTGCTCAGTGAAGCCGTGTGTCTGTCCCAAGATCCCTCGCAGTATTAacctctactgcttctgctggaATACTACTTCAGTTATCCACCATTGCAGTCAGGTGCCACTCCCAAGTAATCTCCACTCCGCCATGTAACTTGCACCTTTttatagaaacacatttttttgtaccatagcttttatttagCACATCAATTTAAAGAAACTGGGTAAGCTGGAATACTTTGGTTGTATTGGATTGTAATATGACACATACTGGAGGATCCAAGTGCTCTAGATCCCAGAGCATTCCAcagtggtgttagaatgtgtgtctgtgtttagtCACATACATGGTAGGTATTCCCTCTCCACAGTGACGTTATGAGTAAAGCACAGTGTACATTGTCTGTATTAAGAGCACACATACTAGAtcaggtgtatgtgtgtatatatatatagatatagatagagatatagagatatagatatagacatagatatatagatatagatatagatatatatatagatatagattaaaaaaataaaaatacgcAATGTATTACATGGACTTAATTGCTTAGTGAtccatgtgtatttgttttattctggtTTGTGAAACATTTTGTTAATGCATTTATCTTGTACATGTAATGTATAGGCTGCCAGGCTGGCCTGTCTTAATATGTAAAGTggagtgttttttatttttaagtttgcataatgttcgtttttttttttttatttttgttaggtTGCCAATTTGAACCCCAAGGACAATTCTTACACACTTAAGGATTTTGTGTACAAAGAGATCCAGAGAGATTGGCCTGGTTACCTGGAGGGTGATAAACAGCTTTTAGACAGAGTGCTCTCTAGGTAATTTTATGCTCTCTGCTCTTATTCCGATGCGGGTAACCTTTCAAAAGCAAAATTTCATGGTCTGCTTCAAGTGGTGCATGGCTCTCGTTTAAGGAAACGAAACACAAAGGAAAGAAGAGATGCCGTAATTACTCTGTTTTAAATACAGAAGGAATAATACAAGGAATTCCGCTTGTATAAAGGCTCCTCATAAATTTGTCCAGGACCTCTCTTCTGGGTTTTGGGTTTTACAGCCCCAGAGTTAGACCGTCCTAAAGCATGTTCGCTAGCTGTAGCACCAGTTAATGCAGTGGTCATGAAATATTGCTTTAAGTCCATAACCAAGCATGTGATTTCATTTTTGACAGAAAACTTAATCAGTCTCAGAATGCCACCAGCACCAGTCAATCAGACTCTCCTCCTTTAAATGCTGCATCTTCATCTCCTACCCAGGTATTTTTGAGACTCtatttattggttatttttttaggatttaATATATTTGGACTTGTCAATGGAAGTTTTTTATCTTGAAGCATTAGTGATTTTTCTTTACAATTCCATCACCATACAActtcatttaaattatattggtatttgtgttttgtatttgtgttttgtgttggCATGTTTTtgtagtaaaaatatatatttcgcTTCTTCCTCCCTTAAGAAAAGACCTCTGGATACAGACTTTATTGATCCATTAATGAATAAAAAGCCAAGGATATCTCATCTTACGAACAGAGTCCCTCCGACATTAAATGGGCATTTAAGTTTAACCAATGAGAAACCAGCACCGCCTCCAGCACCGCCTTCTGCCGCCACCCCATCGCTTCCACCACTTCCTCCTGCACGCCTTCCAGTTTCCAATCCGCAAAATATAAACTCGAACTCTAATTCTCCAAGTACGCCTGAGGGTCGGGGAACTCAAGATCTGCCAGTGGACAATTTAAGTCAAAACCGTGGCACCTATGAGGACCAGCAAGAAAAATATACCTCTAGGACTCCTCTGGAAAACTCTGCACCAACTCCAATTAAGTTGGGACCGTCAGAACCCATGGACGATAAAATCAGCACATtgcacaaaaaggcaaagaaAGCCAAAAAGCAAAAGGATAAAGAACGTAAAAAACTTGACAATGAAAGCTCGAAGGAAAAAAAGCATCTTCACCTAAAGAAAGAAGAATCGGTTACTATTGAAGAGAGCGCTGCTCCGAATACAAAGAAAGgtaattttgcttattttatgtaGAGTGTTCTTTAAATATTGGTAAAGGTTCTTGTCTGTAAATAAAAGAAGGCTCGCAGTTGCCACGCAAACTATGCATTTCACAAGTTGTAGAGCGCTGGCTGCAAAACAAGAGCTGCATGCTCCAAAGCTGGGACACTTCCACTGAGCCAGACCCGGCTTCAAGCAGATCTGTTGCGTTAAAATATTAAGTtttttaaattaccgtatttgttcgattataagacgaggtttttttccagaacaaatgctctgaaaaatgcccctcgtcttataatcgaggtcgtcttctaatcagacaaaagtctgctggggccgtgctgcttaccgggctttggtcgcgagcagcgtctctacTACtcgcagcaggagaacaggaagctagcacagccctcgcataactctacctcccccctccttcctctgggggcggggccagagaagttgctcgcacagccgggcccctgcagaagtctgcgagtgggagatctgcagttcaggtaagggggtggggggtttgagcgtgtgtgtgtatgtgtgattaatggaatgaatgagtatttaaatgtttgtgaatgtgtgtgtgtgatagcatggatgtgtaaggggggtggtggtggtagtatggcataggg
The DNA window shown above is from Spea bombifrons isolate aSpeBom1 chromosome 1, aSpeBom1.2.pri, whole genome shotgun sequence and carries:
- the ELL2 gene encoding RNA polymerase II elongation factor ELL2, with protein sequence MAALSEEGRYGLSCGRGTQDQVTVLHVKLTETAFRALESYQNTKNSVTSRPSIQFQGLQGCIKIPKSDSPSDLHNFNFYLSNVGKDNPQGSFDCIQQTVSSSGLSKLNCLGFIQDKITVCATNDSYQLTRDRMTQAEEETRSRSTKVIKPGGPYVGKRVQIRKPANSILDTAPERKRSTPINPASTLRKTNLSSSIAQRPYRERVIHLLALKPYKKPEILARLHKDGVNQKDKNSLGVILQQVANLNPKDNSYTLKDFVYKEIQRDWPGYLEGDKQLLDRVLSRKLNQSQNATSTSQSDSPPLNAASSSPTQKRPLDTDFIDPLMNKKPRISHLTNRVPPTLNGHLSLTNEKPAPPPAPPSAATPSLPPLPPARLPVSNPQNINSNSNSPSTPEGRGTQDLPVDNLSQNRGTYEDQQEKYTSRTPLENSAPTPIKLGPSEPMDDKISTLHKKAKKAKKQKDKERKKLDNESSKEKKHLHLKKEESVTIEESAAPNTKKETKETCPASDPSSTTELPDYVVKYTVIVTNEQRQSYKEDFNSEYDEYRSLHSRVESVTRKFVQLDSQRKGLSTDSKEYKVIHEEVLKEYRKLKETSPNYYEEKYRCEYLHNKLAHIKRLIGEFDQRQAKSWH